A portion of the Novosphingobium sp. KA1 genome contains these proteins:
- a CDS encoding YdaS family helix-turn-helix protein: MALEHESDSALAVAVRKVGSQSAFGRLLGKRQSTIRGWLLSDKLLPAENVRTVSDATGIPDYVLRPDIFSAPDPMSEPHSGGSPSAVQTPAAADGIHNPLRGLER; the protein is encoded by the coding sequence ATGGCGTTAGAGCATGAATCTGATTCTGCCTTAGCAGTGGCGGTCCGCAAGGTCGGCTCGCAGTCGGCGTTCGGTCGATTGCTCGGTAAACGCCAGTCGACAATTCGAGGTTGGTTGCTGAGCGACAAACTGCTCCCGGCGGAGAATGTCCGGACAGTTTCGGATGCGACCGGCATCCCGGATTATGTTTTGCGTCCAGACATCTTCTCCGCGCCGGACCCCATGTCCGAGCCCCACTCGGGCGGATCGCCGTCAGCAGTGCAAACCCCCGCCGCTGCTGACGGCATCCATAATCCGCTTCGAGGGCTTGAACGGTGA
- a CDS encoding sugar transferase, translating into MNPVIPASVGSTLAPSAPVIAPPYRTNGSQGLDITTEGSPANLEHRAWRGPLGETGPVAPEDRAIPLGTRDETSYLLRGEPDHPAPHASPEPADPVAGPLHDAMATPRPSNTAGLSRAFDVAVAMLAIIAFLPLLVLVACAIRASGPGPVIFIQRRVGHAGGLFPCLKFRSMVINSQDVLDRLLAECPRARAEWARDQKLRSDPRITPIGALLRKSSLDELPQLFNVLFGHMSIVGPRPIVEAEIPRYGDRFEAYCSVRPGLTGLWQVSGRNEVSYEARVRLDARYAQRKSFFYDMAICLRTVPAVLASRGCY; encoded by the coding sequence ATGAACCCCGTCATTCCGGCAAGCGTTGGAAGCACCTTAGCCCCTTCGGCCCCGGTCATTGCCCCCCCCTATCGCACCAACGGCTCGCAGGGGCTCGACATCACCACGGAAGGCAGCCCGGCCAACCTCGAGCATCGGGCCTGGCGCGGGCCGCTCGGCGAGACGGGGCCCGTCGCGCCGGAAGATCGGGCCATCCCGCTCGGCACACGGGACGAGACTTCCTACCTGCTGCGGGGCGAACCGGACCATCCTGCCCCGCACGCTTCGCCAGAACCGGCCGATCCTGTGGCCGGTCCCCTGCACGACGCCATGGCCACACCCCGGCCAAGCAATACAGCCGGGCTGTCCCGGGCGTTCGACGTCGCCGTCGCCATGCTGGCGATCATTGCTTTCCTGCCGCTGCTGGTGCTGGTCGCCTGCGCCATCCGCGCCTCCGGACCGGGGCCGGTAATCTTCATCCAGCGCCGCGTCGGCCATGCTGGCGGCCTGTTCCCCTGCCTCAAGTTCCGCAGCATGGTGATCAATTCACAGGACGTGCTTGACCGGCTGCTCGCCGAATGCCCCCGCGCACGCGCAGAATGGGCGCGTGACCAGAAACTGCGTAGCGATCCGCGCATCACCCCGATCGGCGCACTCCTGCGCAAGAGCAGCCTCGACGAACTGCCGCAGCTGTTCAACGTCCTGTTCGGCCACATGAGCATCGTCGGCCCGCGCCCCATCGTCGAGGCGGAAATCCCGCGCTACGGCGACCGTTTCGAGGCCTACTGCTCGGTCCGTCCGGGCCTGACCGGGCTCTGGCAGGTCAGCGGCCGGAACGAGGTCTCCTACGAAGCCCGTGTCCGACTCGATGCCCGCTACGCACAGCGCAAGTCGTTCTTCTACGACATGGCAATCTGTCTGCGCACCGTGCCTGCCGTCCTCGCTTCACGCGGCTGCTACTAG
- a CDS encoding DUF2312 domain-containing protein → MAETTDDRLRLLIERVERLEEEKKGIGDDIRDVYNEAKAVGYDVKIMRQIVRVRKMKPDDRREMDMLMDTYKTALGID, encoded by the coding sequence ATGGCTGAAACCACTGACGATCGCCTCCGCCTTCTGATCGAGCGCGTCGAGCGCCTCGAGGAGGAAAAGAAGGGCATCGGCGACGATATCCGCGACGTCTACAACGAGGCCAAGGCCGTCGGGTATGACGTGAAGATCATGCGCCAGATCGTGCGCGTCCGGAAGATGAAGCCGGACGATCGCCGCGAAATGGACATGCTCATGGATACCTACAAAACCGCGCTGGGCATCGACTGA
- a CDS encoding AlpA family transcriptional regulator, protein MAETTQPAPRAGGIGPLLRRPEVERETGLSRSAIYRYMQEDTFPKPLRIGRRSVAWPLSDIEKWKSTRSIRS, encoded by the coding sequence ATGGCTGAAACCACTCAACCCGCTCCCCGGGCTGGGGGCATTGGCCCGCTGTTGCGACGCCCCGAGGTCGAACGTGAAACCGGCCTGAGTCGGTCCGCGATCTATCGATACATGCAGGAAGACACGTTTCCCAAACCCCTGCGCATTGGCCGCCGCAGCGTCGCGTGGCCGCTCTCCGACATCGAAAAATGGAAGTCGACGAGATCAATTCGCTCCTGA
- a CDS encoding D-amino acid dehydrogenase, with the protein MKIAILGSGVIGVTSAWYLAEAGHEVVVIDRQEGPALETSFANAGEISPGYASPWAAPGIPTKALRWLMMEHAPLILRLHADPAMLRWLFAMLGNCNARDYAINKSRMVRLAEFSRDCLIALRRDTGIAYDERMQGTLQLFREQKQLDGIGKDIEVLKADGVPFEVLDKAGCIGAEPGLATSQASIAGGLRLPHDETGDCFKFTNALAAMAAAKGVRFLNGTSIHRLIEDGGRITHVETDQGKLAADAFLVAMGSFSPQLVAPLDIRLPVYPVKGYSLTVPIVDEPRAPVSTLLDESYKVAITRLGDRIRIGGMAEISGFSRDLPPARRATLEHSAGTLFPGAGDMAQGSFWSGLRPMTPDSTPVIGATKVPNLFLNTGHGTLGWTMACGSAHVIADIIGGHKPAIETADLAISRY; encoded by the coding sequence ATGAAGATCGCCATCCTCGGCAGCGGCGTCATCGGCGTCACCTCCGCCTGGTATCTGGCCGAAGCGGGCCACGAAGTCGTGGTGATCGACCGGCAGGAAGGCCCGGCACTGGAAACCAGCTTCGCCAATGCCGGCGAGATTTCGCCCGGCTACGCGTCGCCCTGGGCCGCCCCCGGCATTCCCACCAAGGCCCTGCGCTGGCTGATGATGGAACACGCACCGCTGATCCTGCGCCTCCACGCCGATCCGGCGATGCTGCGCTGGCTCTTTGCGATGCTCGGCAACTGCAACGCGCGCGACTATGCGATCAACAAGAGCCGCATGGTGCGCCTTGCCGAATTCAGCCGCGACTGCCTGATCGCGCTGCGCCGGGACACCGGCATCGCTTATGACGAACGCATGCAGGGCACCCTGCAACTGTTCCGCGAACAGAAGCAGCTCGACGGGATCGGCAAGGACATCGAAGTGCTGAAGGCCGATGGCGTGCCTTTCGAAGTGCTTGACAAGGCCGGCTGCATCGGCGCCGAACCGGGTCTGGCCACCAGCCAGGCGTCCATCGCGGGCGGACTGCGCCTGCCCCACGACGAGACCGGCGACTGCTTCAAGTTCACCAATGCCCTTGCCGCCATGGCCGCCGCCAAGGGCGTGCGCTTCCTCAACGGCACCTCGATCCACCGGCTGATCGAGGACGGCGGACGCATCACCCATGTCGAGACCGACCAGGGCAAGCTGGCGGCCGATGCCTTCCTTGTCGCCATGGGCAGCTTCTCGCCGCAGCTCGTTGCGCCGCTGGACATTCGCCTGCCGGTCTACCCGGTCAAGGGCTACTCGCTGACCGTGCCGATCGTCGACGAGCCGCGCGCGCCGGTCTCCACCTTGCTCGACGAGAGCTACAAGGTGGCGATCACCCGTTTGGGAGACCGCATCCGCATCGGCGGCATGGCCGAGATCTCTGGATTCTCCCGCGATCTGCCGCCTGCCCGCCGTGCCACGCTGGAACATTCGGCCGGCACCCTGTTCCCCGGCGCGGGCGACATGGCGCAAGGCAGCTTCTGGTCCGGCCTCAGGCCGATGACGCCGGACAGCACGCCCGTCATCGGCGCCACCAAGGTGCCGAACCTGTTCCTCAACACCGGCCACGGCACGCTGGGCTGGACGATGGCCTGCGGTTCGGCCCATGTCATCGCCGACATCATCGGCGGCCACAAGCCGGCCATCGAGACGGCAGACCTTGCCATCAGCCGCTACTGA
- a CDS encoding helix-turn-helix domain-containing protein, giving the protein MDLGTRIVERLGVLGMSQAELARRATIPQSTINSLIKRGRRSSPHLVRIARELHTTPAYLTGESDDPEAEFGDDPVHLTAEERDWVELLRAIPSKERAAALTLVRTIATSARSPSVHG; this is encoded by the coding sequence ATGGATCTCGGAACTCGCATTGTGGAACGGCTGGGCGTCCTCGGAATGTCGCAGGCCGAGTTGGCACGTCGCGCAACGATCCCACAATCAACGATCAATAGCCTCATAAAGCGCGGGAGACGTTCATCTCCTCATCTCGTTCGCATAGCCCGAGAACTGCACACCACACCCGCCTACCTAACAGGCGAAAGCGATGATCCTGAGGCGGAGTTCGGCGACGATCCCGTTCACCTTACCGCTGAAGAACGGGATTGGGTTGAACTGCTAAGGGCGATTCCCTCTAAGGAGCGAGCTGCGGCGCTAACGCTTGTGCGGACAATTGCCACCAGCGCGAGGTCACCGAGCGTCCATGGATAG
- a CDS encoding sulfatase-like hydrolase/transferase, whose amino-acid sequence MGKWHLTPAEQTSAAGPYSRWPLGRGFERYYGFLGGDTHQYYPELVRDNMQVEPEATPEEGYHLTPDLVDKAKAMIADAKQVAQNKPFFMYFCPGAQHAPHHVPREWADKYKGQFDKGWDHYREETFRRQKELGVIPQNTVMSRHDPDVQDWDSLSDDERKLYARMMEVFAGFLEHTDHYRGGVSDPFIISWPKGIKAKGEVRTQFCHGIDMVPTVLDCLGVEPPATIRGVTQAPIEGFSLKNTFDDSGATGLHQTQYYEMFGHRSLYHAGWRAVCPWPGTSFVESGGAFGDEITHDKLNALDASGWELYNLVDDPAETTDLADQEKARLIEMIGISSEGEPRPIAANGRGAQHPGHFLFPV is encoded by the coding sequence ATCGGCAAGTGGCACCTGACGCCGGCCGAGCAGACCTCGGCCGCGGGTCCCTACAGTCGCTGGCCGCTGGGCCGCGGGTTCGAGCGGTATTACGGCTTCCTCGGCGGCGACACCCACCAGTATTATCCCGAGCTGGTGCGCGACAACATGCAGGTCGAGCCCGAGGCGACGCCGGAGGAAGGCTATCACCTCACCCCGGACCTGGTGGACAAGGCCAAGGCGATGATCGCCGACGCCAAGCAGGTCGCGCAGAACAAGCCGTTCTTCATGTACTTCTGCCCCGGCGCCCAGCACGCCCCGCATCACGTGCCGAGGGAATGGGCCGACAAGTACAAGGGCCAGTTCGACAAGGGCTGGGACCACTACCGCGAGGAAACCTTCAGGCGGCAGAAGGAACTGGGCGTCATTCCGCAGAACACGGTGATGTCGCGCCACGATCCCGACGTGCAGGACTGGGACAGCCTCTCGGACGACGAGCGCAAGCTCTATGCCCGCATGATGGAAGTCTTCGCCGGCTTCCTGGAGCACACCGATCACTATCGCGGCGGCGTATCCGATCCCTTCATCATCTCCTGGCCCAAGGGCATCAAGGCCAAGGGCGAGGTGCGCACCCAGTTCTGCCACGGCATCGACATGGTGCCGACCGTGCTGGACTGCCTCGGCGTCGAGCCGCCTGCCACGATCCGCGGCGTGACCCAGGCGCCGATCGAGGGCTTCAGTCTCAAGAACACCTTTGACGACAGCGGTGCCACGGGCCTGCACCAGACCCAGTATTACGAGATGTTCGGCCACCGCTCGCTCTACCATGCCGGCTGGCGCGCGGTCTGTCCCTGGCCGGGTACCTCGTTTGTCGAATCCGGCGGCGCCTTCGGCGACGAGATCACCCACGACAAGCTCAACGCGCTCGATGCCTCGGGCTGGGAGCTCTACAACCTTGTCGACGATCCGGCCGAGACGACCGACCTTGCCGACCAGGAAAAGGCCAGGCTGATCGAGATGATCGGCATATCGAGTGAGGGCGAGCCGCGGCCGATCGCGGCGAATGGCCGGGGTGCGCAGCACCCCGGCCATTTCCTGTTCCCGGTTTAG
- a CDS encoding OmpA family protein: MSGISKRSQMLIMLGMLAIPVSGSVAAQQQDPQEGDVAATVYGERPVNRAEATKGPEIEGIISARMGDKMQVTSADGSKTVIVIDDATKIKASGGFLGISRSKLAATSLLNGLPVSVDTLQANGALLADSIDLKNKDLKTASMIHNGTDQRFASNEAATEALRGRMGDIDKYNVKGTTNVNFDTGKYDLSPEAKSNLCAAANSADGMDNALLLVVGYTDSVGSDDYNQTLSEKRATRVVNYLQQACHWKPYRMLTPTGMAKADPLADNSTPEGKAQNRRVAVNILVSKAVDGF; encoded by the coding sequence ATGAGTGGCATTTCCAAAAGGTCGCAGATGCTGATCATGCTCGGCATGCTGGCTATCCCGGTTTCGGGCAGCGTCGCGGCGCAGCAGCAGGATCCGCAAGAGGGCGATGTAGCGGCCACCGTCTACGGCGAACGTCCGGTCAACCGGGCGGAAGCGACCAAGGGCCCGGAGATCGAGGGCATCATCTCCGCCCGCATGGGTGACAAGATGCAGGTGACCAGCGCCGACGGCAGCAAGACCGTCATCGTCATCGATGACGCCACCAAGATCAAGGCCAGCGGCGGCTTCCTGGGCATCAGCCGCAGCAAGCTGGCGGCGACCTCGCTGCTGAACGGCCTGCCGGTCTCGGTCGACACCCTGCAGGCCAACGGTGCGCTGCTGGCAGACTCGATCGACCTCAAGAACAAGGATCTGAAGACCGCGTCGATGATCCACAACGGCACCGACCAGCGCTTTGCCAGCAACGAGGCCGCCACCGAGGCCCTGCGCGGCCGCATGGGCGACATCGACAAGTACAACGTCAAGGGCACGACCAACGTGAACTTCGACACCGGCAAGTACGATCTTTCGCCCGAAGCCAAGAGCAACCTGTGCGCCGCGGCCAATTCGGCCGATGGCATGGACAATGCCCTGCTGCTGGTGGTCGGCTACACCGACTCGGTGGGCAGCGACGATTACAACCAGACGCTCAGCGAAAAGCGCGCCACCCGCGTGGTGAACTATCTCCAGCAGGCCTGCCACTGGAAGCCCTACCGCATGCTGACCCCCACCGGCATGGCCAAGGCCGACCCGCTGGCGGACAACAGCACGCCGGAAGGTAAGGCCCAGAACCGCCGCGTGGCGGTGAACATCCTGGTCAGCAAGGCCGTGGACGGCTTCTAA
- a CDS encoding RidA family protein: MTITRIDQGPRMSEAVIHGDTIYLAGQIGEPGASITEQTKVALAEIEALLAKTGSSKDHLLMATIWLADMADFEEMNAVWDGWIAGHPAPARATGEARLFTPDYKVEIIVIAARA; the protein is encoded by the coding sequence ATGACCATTACCCGCATCGACCAGGGCCCACGCATGAGCGAGGCCGTGATCCACGGCGACACCATCTACCTCGCCGGCCAGATCGGCGAACCGGGCGCGAGCATCACCGAGCAGACCAAGGTGGCGCTGGCGGAGATCGAGGCGTTGCTCGCCAAGACCGGCAGCAGCAAGGATCACCTGCTGATGGCCACGATCTGGCTCGCCGACATGGCCGACTTCGAGGAAATGAACGCGGTCTGGGATGGCTGGATCGCCGGCCACCCGGCCCCGGCCCGGGCGACCGGTGAAGCCAGGCTGTTCACCCCGGACTACAAGGTCGAGATCATCGTGATCGCCGCCAGGGCCTGA
- a CDS encoding Lrp/AsnC family transcriptional regulator: MAWAPDDVDRSILRVLRLDGRKPNAEVAQEVGLSPSACLRRIRIMEDRGVIRGYTVITGAENDDVRGVDVVVQVTLERQTEDYLSRFENAVRQCPEIRECFLMGGDVDYWLRLRTESVAAYEAIHGEVLSRLPGVTRISSSFAMRDALRPKRISR, from the coding sequence ATGGCATGGGCCCCCGACGACGTGGACCGTTCGATCCTGCGTGTGCTGCGCCTCGACGGGCGCAAGCCCAATGCCGAAGTGGCGCAGGAAGTGGGGCTTTCTCCTTCCGCATGCCTCAGGCGGATCCGCATCATGGAAGATCGCGGCGTGATTCGTGGGTACACCGTGATCACCGGCGCGGAAAACGACGATGTGCGGGGCGTCGATGTGGTGGTGCAGGTGACGCTGGAGCGCCAGACCGAGGACTACCTCTCACGCTTTGAGAACGCCGTGCGGCAGTGCCCGGAAATTCGCGAATGCTTCCTGATGGGAGGGGATGTCGACTATTGGCTGCGTCTGCGCACCGAGAGTGTTGCCGCATACGAGGCGATCCACGGTGAAGTGCTTTCGCGCTTGCCGGGGGTGACGCGCATCAGTTCCAGCTTCGCAATGCGCGATGCCCTGCGCCCCAAGCGGATCAGCCGGTAG
- a CDS encoding ParB/RepB/Spo0J family partition protein, which yields MTYATVRVSQLVVSPANVRINQEDAESVDALKASIRTVGLMLPMVAHHMPPDSEADYGVLAGGRRLRALQGLISDGVLPADHETDIVLRDLSPDQITQMSLHENLLRRDLRPYEINAAIARAHAEGAAVETIAANIGQEAVWVARQLRLGQLEPAIFAAYADRTISSEVAEAYAATEDRDLQRAAWKHFSALRDYDRTPARIRAYLKVGDAELERLLRFVGPKIYQGQGGRIELDLFADGPERGRVSDEGILRDLAESKLADFRESIKAMTCRPGLRFVASAPGSHGFADTALELFPAAGQNDSELVLPDGDIVATVEIGNDGAAEAHYWWASRKAKREAEQKPRQVASAAKVATSISTTVTAGAAFNASASPGDAIAARAAAKEEHGVKAEGLHVMRSIRREILRAILVDDAEEAGTIGRDYIVWAQLRIELGKTVGETHVGARGLTSTWRGSDEEEPADFVAPFVEDAEAHAIWERALDRIAAEPFMRMEQPEESLTAFHSAPEHTKRRAGAVLAGLALLRSANTPGWRVAAHDAIAELARVDDAEIRRYWSPTPRFMALFPKMRRLELAQPHVEEVSFREWHKLNDQVLTGATAGALQQNPGWVHPLLSFGVATAPEDGATGQSASREVAE from the coding sequence ATGACGTACGCTACCGTACGAGTGAGTCAGCTGGTTGTTTCGCCTGCCAATGTTCGCATCAACCAGGAGGACGCGGAAAGCGTTGACGCACTCAAGGCGTCAATTCGCACTGTCGGATTGATGCTGCCCATGGTCGCCCATCACATGCCCCCAGATAGTGAGGCCGATTACGGAGTGTTGGCGGGCGGCCGCCGGCTGCGCGCACTGCAAGGCCTGATTTCGGATGGCGTTCTGCCAGCAGACCACGAAACCGATATCGTGCTGCGTGACCTTTCGCCGGACCAGATCACGCAGATGTCTCTCCACGAGAACCTGCTGCGGCGGGATCTTCGGCCGTACGAGATCAACGCGGCCATCGCGCGTGCGCACGCTGAAGGCGCTGCAGTTGAGACAATAGCTGCGAACATCGGGCAGGAAGCAGTCTGGGTCGCGCGTCAGCTTCGACTGGGGCAGTTGGAACCGGCGATTTTTGCGGCCTATGCCGATCGCACCATTTCAAGCGAGGTCGCGGAGGCTTACGCGGCAACCGAAGATCGGGATCTTCAGCGCGCGGCCTGGAAGCACTTTTCTGCTCTGCGTGACTACGACCGCACGCCGGCGCGGATCCGCGCGTACCTGAAGGTCGGGGATGCCGAACTGGAGCGGCTTCTGCGGTTCGTCGGGCCCAAGATCTATCAAGGGCAGGGCGGCCGGATCGAGCTCGATCTTTTCGCCGATGGTCCGGAGCGCGGCCGGGTGAGTGACGAGGGCATTCTCCGCGATCTCGCAGAGAGTAAGCTGGCGGACTTCCGCGAGAGCATCAAGGCAATGACTTGCCGGCCAGGGCTGCGTTTCGTGGCGAGCGCGCCGGGCAGCCATGGATTTGCCGATACGGCACTCGAGCTTTTCCCCGCCGCTGGGCAAAATGATTCGGAGCTTGTGCTACCGGACGGCGACATCGTCGCAACTGTCGAGATCGGCAACGATGGCGCCGCCGAAGCGCACTACTGGTGGGCAAGTCGGAAGGCGAAGCGGGAGGCGGAGCAAAAGCCGAGGCAGGTCGCCAGTGCGGCAAAGGTCGCGACGTCGATCAGCACTACGGTCACTGCAGGAGCGGCCTTCAATGCCTCGGCAAGCCCGGGCGATGCAATTGCTGCCCGGGCGGCCGCGAAGGAAGAGCATGGGGTCAAGGCCGAGGGCCTGCACGTCATGCGCTCGATTCGCCGCGAGATCCTCCGCGCGATTCTCGTCGACGATGCCGAGGAAGCAGGGACCATCGGCCGCGATTACATCGTGTGGGCCCAGTTGCGCATCGAGCTCGGCAAGACGGTGGGCGAAACTCATGTCGGCGCCCGGGGGCTGACTTCGACCTGGCGCGGATCCGACGAGGAGGAGCCGGCCGACTTCGTAGCGCCGTTCGTGGAAGATGCGGAGGCTCATGCCATCTGGGAACGTGCCCTCGACCGAATCGCGGCTGAGCCGTTCATGCGGATGGAACAGCCGGAGGAATCGCTCACTGCCTTCCATTCGGCGCCGGAGCATACGAAGCGGCGCGCGGGCGCGGTGCTTGCAGGCCTTGCGCTTCTCCGCTCCGCCAACACGCCGGGCTGGCGTGTAGCCGCACATGACGCGATTGCCGAGCTCGCCCGCGTCGATGATGCCGAGATTCGCCGCTACTGGTCGCCTACGCCAAGGTTCATGGCGCTGTTTCCCAAAATGCGCCGCCTCGAGCTCGCACAGCCGCACGTAGAGGAAGTCTCCTTCCGTGAGTGGCACAAGCTCAACGATCAAGTGCTGACCGGCGCCACGGCCGGCGCGCTTCAACAGAACCCGGGCTGGGTTCATCCACTGCTGTCCTTCGGTGTCGCAACCGCCCCCGAAGACGGGGCAACCGGACAGAGTGCAAGCAGGGAGGTAGCTGAGTGA
- the alr gene encoding alanine racemase — protein MVAGARLTIDLEALAANYRLIRDRVAPAAVGGVVKANGYGLGAAEVARTLIDEGCRHLFVALQREAEALIPELPAGIPVYILNGLLPGGEAACAALGAVPVLNSLDQIERWSAEAARCDTRLPAVLQVDTGMSRMGLPGDEIAQVLARPELLRPIDLHFIISHLACADEPGDAANAAQETHFRTIAASFPGVPLALDNSGGAFHARGHFDLVRAGIALYGGAPRSNAPNPMRATVHLEARIAQLRTIPAGTGVGYGLTFKTTRETRIATIPVGYADGWPRCLGNRGSAYIAGIRVPVAGRVSMDSITLDVTDVPAEHLRPGAPVELLGPHQGIDQVAADAGTISYEILTQLSRRYERVYLPSETSARIRSTASMKTAP, from the coding sequence GTGGTTGCCGGAGCACGCCTGACAATCGACCTCGAAGCACTCGCCGCGAACTACCGGTTGATTCGCGACCGTGTGGCCCCCGCAGCGGTCGGCGGCGTGGTCAAGGCAAACGGCTACGGTCTCGGCGCTGCAGAAGTCGCGCGCACCCTGATCGACGAAGGCTGCCGCCATCTTTTCGTGGCCTTGCAGCGCGAAGCGGAAGCCCTGATTCCCGAGCTTCCCGCAGGCATTCCGGTCTACATCCTCAACGGCCTCCTCCCCGGCGGCGAAGCTGCCTGCGCGGCGCTCGGCGCGGTGCCGGTGCTCAATTCGCTGGACCAGATCGAGCGCTGGTCGGCCGAAGCGGCACGATGCGACACGCGCCTGCCAGCCGTGCTTCAGGTCGATACCGGCATGTCCCGCATGGGCCTGCCGGGCGACGAGATCGCACAGGTACTGGCGAGGCCCGAGCTGCTTCGCCCGATCGACCTGCATTTCATCATCAGCCATCTGGCCTGCGCCGACGAACCCGGCGATGCCGCCAACGCCGCGCAGGAAACACACTTCCGCACGATCGCCGCCAGCTTTCCCGGTGTCCCGCTCGCTCTCGACAACAGCGGCGGCGCGTTCCACGCACGCGGCCACTTCGACCTCGTGCGCGCCGGCATCGCGCTTTACGGCGGCGCGCCTCGCAGCAATGCACCGAACCCGATGCGCGCGACGGTGCACCTCGAAGCCCGCATCGCCCAGCTCCGCACGATCCCCGCCGGCACCGGGGTCGGCTATGGCCTGACCTTCAAGACCACGCGCGAGACCCGCATCGCCACCATCCCGGTCGGTTATGCCGATGGTTGGCCGCGCTGCCTCGGCAACCGGGGTTCGGCCTATATCGCCGGCATCCGCGTTCCGGTTGCCGGGCGCGTTTCGATGGACAGCATTACCCTCGACGTCACCGATGTGCCCGCCGAGCACCTCCGTCCCGGCGCGCCGGTCGAACTGCTCGGCCCTCATCAGGGCATCGATCAGGTCGCCGCCGATGCGGGCACCATTTCCTACGAGATCCTGACGCAACTCAGCCGCCGCTACGAACGGGTCTACCTCCCCTCTGAAACCAGCGCGCGCATTCGGAGCACTGCATCCATGAAGACTGCCCCATGA
- a CDS encoding sulfatase-like hydrolase/transferase: MALKEYKAGQAFNGVLGRTYDVSEPAWPAPLRAREGAANVLFIVLDDTGFGHLGCYGSPIHTPNINALAKDGLRFTNMTTTALCSPSRSCFITGRNHHSNGMSCITEGSIGFPGGNGIIPFENGFISEILQEQATTLMPSASGT; this comes from the coding sequence ATGGCCCTGAAGGAATACAAGGCAGGACAGGCGTTCAACGGTGTCCTTGGACGCACCTACGACGTCTCGGAACCGGCCTGGCCCGCGCCGCTGCGCGCCAGGGAAGGCGCGGCCAACGTGTTGTTCATCGTGCTGGACGATACCGGGTTCGGTCATCTGGGCTGCTACGGCAGCCCGATCCATACGCCCAACATCAATGCCCTCGCCAAGGACGGGCTGCGTTTCACCAACATGACCACGACGGCGCTGTGCTCGCCCTCGCGCTCGTGCTTCATCACCGGGCGCAACCACCACTCCAACGGCATGTCCTGCATCACCGAGGGCTCGATCGGCTTTCCCGGCGGCAACGGGATCATCCCGTTCGAGAACGGCTTCATCTCGGAAATCCTGCAGGAACAGGCTACAACCCTTATGCCATCGGCAAGTGGCACCTGA